The sequence ATTTTGCGGCGATACCACAAACCAAAGCTGATCAATATCGGTATACTCCACCATATAATTGGCAATAGCCAAATGCCCGATATGTATGGGATTATAGCTACCAAAATACAGCCCAATCTTTAATTTCAGATTAGTTTTTGGTGCGAGTATGTCGGTAACGATATTACTCATATATATCTAAATTCCAATATTGAATACTCAATAATCAATAGCCAAATTTATAAATTCTACATTGAACATTCATTATTGGATATTTTACCTTTTCAGAAATTCAGTGATAATTGTTTCGGCTTCCACAAAAGCATCATCCAGGTTGTCGTTTACGATTACCACATCAAAATGTGGGGCAAAACTCAACTCGTGTTCTGCTTTGGCAACACGCATAGCAATCTTTTCTTCGCTGTCGGTCGATCGGCCAACCAGCCGTTTACGCAACTCTTCAACCGAAGGAGGCTGCACAAAAACAGCCAGCGCCTCATCGCCGTAATATTTTTTAATGTTCAGCCCACCAACAACATCTACATCAAAAACCACGTTTTTACCTTGCTCGCGAATACGTTCCACTTCACTTTTTAGTGTACCGTAACTGGTTCCTTTGTACACTTCTTCCCACTCCAGAAACTCATCGTTTTCCACTTTTGCCAGAAACTCTTCACCCGATAAAAAGTAATAATCTTTTCCGTGTGTTTCTGTGTGTCGTGGTTCGCGACTGGTTGCCGATATTGAGAATTCAAGATCGAAACCTTGTTGTAATAAATGTTTTACGATGGTAGTTTTTCCGGCCCCCGATGGAGCTGAAAATATGATTAATTTTCCTTTCATTCTTTTAAGCTTCGAGCCTCGAGCTGCTAGCTACGAGATTTTCTAACTTTTGCCTTGTTACAAAACATTCAACAATTGTTCCTTCACGCGCTCCAAATGGTCTTTCATCTGAACAACAATACGCTGAATATTGGTCTCGTTGGCTTTTGAGCCGATGGTGTTTATCTCGCGACCAATTTCCTGCGAAATAAAACCAAGCTTTTTCCCCGATGCTCCGTTTTGTTTTGCAGTTTCAAAGAAATACTCGCAATGATTTGCCAAACGAACTTTCTCTTCGTTTATATCCAGTTTCTCAAGGTAAAAAATCAACTCCTGCTCAAATCGGTTTTCATCCACATTTCCGTTCATTTTCAGGGCTTCCAGATTATCTGTCAATCGAACCTTCAACGCTTCGATACGCTGTTTTTCAAATGGCTCCACCTGTTTTAATAACGTGCTAATGCTCTCAACATTTCCAAGTATGTCAGCTTCAAGTGCCTCGCCTTCTTTTGCACGAAAATCGTTAATATCGCCAAGTGCCGCCAGAATATTGGCGTATATGGTTTCCCATTCCGTTTCGTCAAGTGTTTCGTATTCGGTTTTCACCACATCGGGCAAACGCATGGCTGCATGCAAAGTAGTATGATCGGCACCAACTTTAAGTTCCTTGCTTATTTTTTCAAGGTGTTTAAAGTATCCTTTCAGAATCGGCTCGTTAATTTTCGAATTGGTTTCGTCGCCGAGGTTTTCCACATAAATATTAAAATCCACTTTCCCGCGTACCAGTTTTTCGGCAATGGCCTTACGAATTATAATATCTTTTTCGCGATACAAGGCTGGAGTTCGCGTGTTAATATCAATTTGTTTGCTGTTTAGCGATTTAATTTCAATGGTAATCTTTTTGTTGTTTACCTCGAATTCGGCTTTACCAAAGCCGGTCATTGATTTTATCATGTGGTATTATTTTTTTTCAAATTTAGTATAAAGTCTGTAAAAACAGCGCAACGGATTCTGGATGTTGAAAACTGGATGCTGGATATTGGATACTTGATGGATTAAAGCATTTATGCATTCAAGCATTTTAGCATTCATTCTTTACTTCAGTCCTTCAATCCTTCAATTTACACAATCGCTCCCGAACCGATTAATTCTTCCTCAAGGTACCAGGCAGCAAATTGCCCGGAGGTGATTCCACGTTGTTCGTTTTCGAACAGGAACCATGCACCGTCTTCTTTCATATGAATCGTTCCTTTTTCCAGTGGCTGACGGTAACGAATACGAATATCAAAATCGCGTTTTTCGCCTACCTGCATTTTCAGATCAGGACGTATCCAGTGCATATCTTCTGCGGCTACAAACAATCCTTTACGGAACAACCCGGGATGTTCAAAACCTTCTCCCACGTATATAATATTACGTTTTACATCGGTGGCAAGAACAAAAAGCGGCTCTTTGCGGCCACCAATATTCAGCCCTTTACGCTGTCCGACGGTGTAAAAATGGGCACCCTGATGTTCGCCGATTACCTCGCCGTTCCACGGTTTATATGGAAACTGGAAACACAGTTTTTTATAGTTCTCTTCCGAAACTTCAACCTGCTTTTTCTTTTCCATGAATTTGGCCGGAATATCGATAACATTACCAACTTTAGGTTCCAACTGTTGCTGTAAGAATGTTGGTAGATCGACTTTCCCAACGAAACAAATACCCTGCGAATCTTTTCGCTCGGCGGTTGGCAGGTTATGCTGACGTGCAATTTCACGTACTTCAGGTTTTAACAATTCGCCCACCGGGAACATCGATTTCGCTAGCTGATCCTGATTCAGTTGACACAGAAAATAGCTCTGGTCCTTGTTCGGATCTTTTCCGGCCAAAAGCTGATGAATGGTTTTTCCATCTACTTCAACCTCACTTTTTCGACAGTAATGCCCCGTTGCCACAAAATCGGCATCAAACTTCAGGGCTTCTTCCATAAAAGTGTCGAATTTTATCTCGCGGTTACAGAGCACATCGGGATTTGGTGTGCGCCCGGCCTGGTATTCGGCAAACATATAATCGATAACACGTTGTTTATAGTCCTTGCTTAAATCGACAATATGAAACGGGATATCGAGTTTTTTTGCCACCATTTTGGCAATCAGCGAGTCCTCTTCCCACGTACACGAACTGGTGAGCACCCCTTCGCGTTCGCGATAATTAATCATAAACAAACCGATTACCTCGTGCCCCTGTTCCTTTAACAGCCAGGCCGCTACACTCGAATCAACACCTCCGGAAAGTCCTACTACTACCCTGCTCATTTATACAATTTTAGGGCGACAAAAATAGCAAGTAAAAAGGACAAAGGCAAAAGGAAAAAGTTGAGAGCAGTTATGCTGGACGAGATCCCGGAAGGAGTGTTGGGTCGGAGTAACGATTTGTTATCCTGGGAGAAATAAAAGTAAACGACGATTGTTAAATGTTGTCAATTGGATTTCGGAGGATACACATTTCAGTATGAAGTGAACTGTGATGCGAATATGCACCGGGCTATATATATTTGATGGCTTCTTTAACCCTCATATTTTTTTTGATGTCTCTGGACTGTGCCAGTTGATTACAAACTGTGATAACACCGTTAACAAGTACGTCCTGTCCATTAAAAATCTCTGAACTATTGCAGTCTACTGTGCAGGCAAAGATTCCTGCATCACTTAGAGATTTGAGGCTCTTTACTCCTGCATTGTTTTTACCGATTCCGGCATCATTAAAAAACACAGCTTTAACGCGATATTTCTGCGCATAGCCCCCTGCACTCAAACCTCCATGCGAACCACACACAACTATATCTCCTGAATTCTCCTCGTTTAGGAATGTTATACTATCGGTTACTGTGACAGCCACTCCATCAACTTGTGTTTGCGTTTGTTTTTTTAAGTCTACTTTGTTGTTATTATCCTCTATACCATTCCTAATAGATGACTCATAATTACTTATTTGAGTAGACGAAGGGTGCTTGAAAACAGTGATAATCTTTGAAACTGCTTCTTGTACAGAATCACCGATCTGTATTCCGACTGCTTTCGCCTGGGAGCTGGTGTGACTTATAATTCCGCTCTTCCAGGTATCGCTGGAAATACCAATCTCAGCACTATTGTGATCAACAGCACAGGCCAGAATATTCTCAGCCTCGTAATGTATCAGACCTCTGATGCCTGCCTGATTTTTTCCGATACCTGCATTGTTGAGAAAAACAGCTTTTACACGACAGTTTTTTACTTGTCTGGCAAGATTCCTGCTGCCTCCGCAATGAGATCCGCAGACGAGGATTGGACTTGTGTTGCTGGCTTGTAAATCACCTAAACTATCCAGCAATATTACACCATCAGGTAATTCCATACGCTTTTATTTATGACTCAACAACAACTAACTACTGATTCCTTAGCTGTAAGTTCACTCTGGGCAATCTTCGTTCCCATCTCATATGCTTTTATATTTCCCTCAACAAATTTTGCAGGAACGCTTTCCCTAACAATTTGAATCATGTCGTCATGCGAATAGCCTCTGAACTCCGCATAGTAGCCAAGCATAACAACATTCATCATTTTATTGATATTAAAATCCGGTTGCTTGTGCTCATCGGGATCGACAATAAATGTCCTATTCTCTGCTCGCTTTATTATTTCTGTTTTCGATTCAGGTAAATCTTTTTGCAGTCGTTTGTTGACGCTAGTCGGGGTTAACTCATAGGTGCTTGTAAAAATGGCGCCATCTTTTTTCAGACAATGTAAAAACCGGAGTGTTTCCGTTTGTTCAAAAGATATAACATAATCCACATCTCCAGCTTTAATAAAGGGCGACAACACGGGTTTGTTTGAGTAGCGGAAATGGCTTTCAACACCACCACCACGTTGACCTAAGCCAATCACGTCTGAAATTTTCAACTCATACCCAAGTTTCATATAAAACTTGCTTAAGAGGTTACTAAAAAGGAGAATTCCTTGTCCTCCAACACCAGCAATTATAAGGTTTTTTCCTGTGTCTTGCATATTTAATTTTTTATAGCGTCAAACTTACATGCATTAGAACATAGTCCGCATCCCGTGCAAATATCCTGGTTGATAACTATTTCAACCAATCCGTCCCCTGCTTTTTTACTCTCAATCGCCAAACATCCTACATCAATACATTTTCTGCATTTTGTACATTGATCCTGATCAATATAACTTGGGCTATTTTTAGGCGGCTTGAATTTTGTAACACACGGTTTTTTAACAATTACAACAGAATTTGTCTCTGCATTAACCGCATTGAGAATAGACTCTTCCAGCGTTTCAAATTCATATGCATCTACGGTTACAATATCTTTAACACCAATAGCTTCGCATACTTTGGCAATATCCAATTTGTTTTCAGGTTTGTAATTAAATCCAAACTCGCTGGAGGCCACATTCTGACCACCGGTCATTGCAAGGCAGCCATTGTCGACAATAATCACTGTTGACCGATTGTCATTGAATATCAGGTTCATCAGTCCATTTATCCCGGTTGCCCAAAAACCACCATCGCCTATCATCGCTACAATATTTTCGTTATGATCTTTGGCAACGTTGTAACCATGTGCCAGCGCAATGCTTGATCCCATGCATTTTTGCAGTGAATAGGATTCCATATGAGGAAAGCAACCGATCAGGCCACAAGTAACATCGGCAGCAGCCTTGATTTTATGTTTTCTCAATATTTGTGAAATGAAGAGATGAGAGCAGCCGGCACAACTAACCGGCAGTCGGAAAGGAACACCTTCCTGAGGCGTTCTTTTAGCAGTGTCCGGCACGAGTCTTTCCTCTATGATATCTGGAGTAAAGCGCATCATTTCAGGGAATTTGGGGAATAACTCTTTCCCAGTCACCTCAATTCCCAAATCCTTAATGTTCTTTTCCAGAATATCATGGCCATCTTCAATCACATAGAGTTTGTCCACGTGTTCGGCCAATTCCCGAATCATCTTTTCCGGAAGAGGCATAACAAGACCCAATTTTAAAATCGAAGCTTCAGGTAATACTTCTTTTACGTAATAGTAAGGAGTTCCTGCTGTAATTACTCCGATTTTTTTACCGTTCAGCTCCAGTTTGTTAATATCAAAGTTATTGCTGTCGCCAGCCAGGCGCTTCATTTGCGCCGGAAAATCATGAAAGCATTTAGTCAATTTTGGATGCTCGGAGCCTTTTGCCTTCATCATTATGGTGGTCATTATAACCTTACTGAAACTTACAGGGTATTTTTCTCTGCATTTCACTTCGTAGGTGTAGTCTTCATCAACAACAACTTTGCTGGTTGTCTTGCAAATCACGGATGTAATTTTAAGAATAACCGGCGTGCTGTATTCTTCGCTAATTTCGAATG comes from uncultured Draconibacterium sp. and encodes:
- the gmk gene encoding guanylate kinase, with protein sequence MKGKLIIFSAPSGAGKTTIVKHLLQQGFDLEFSISATSREPRHTETHGKDYYFLSGEEFLAKVENDEFLEWEEVYKGTSYGTLKSEVERIREQGKNVVFDVDVVGGLNIKKYYGDEALAVFVQPPSVEELRKRLVGRSTDSEEKIAMRVAKAEHELSFAPHFDVVIVNDNLDDAFVEAETIITEFLKR
- a CDS encoding YicC/YloC family endoribonuclease; translation: MIKSMTGFGKAEFEVNNKKITIEIKSLNSKQIDINTRTPALYREKDIIIRKAIAEKLVRGKVDFNIYVENLGDETNSKINEPILKGYFKHLEKISKELKVGADHTTLHAAMRLPDVVKTEYETLDETEWETIYANILAALGDINDFRAKEGEALEADILGNVESISTLLKQVEPFEKQRIEALKVRLTDNLEALKMNGNVDENRFEQELIFYLEKLDINEEKVRLANHCEYFFETAKQNGASGKKLGFISQEIGREINTIGSKANETNIQRIVVQMKDHLERVKEQLLNVL
- the mnmA gene encoding tRNA 2-thiouridine(34) synthase MnmA, which gives rise to MSRVVVGLSGGVDSSVAAWLLKEQGHEVIGLFMINYREREGVLTSSCTWEEDSLIAKMVAKKLDIPFHIVDLSKDYKQRVIDYMFAEYQAGRTPNPDVLCNREIKFDTFMEEALKFDADFVATGHYCRKSEVEVDGKTIHQLLAGKDPNKDQSYFLCQLNQDQLAKSMFPVGELLKPEVREIARQHNLPTAERKDSQGICFVGKVDLPTFLQQQLEPKVGNVIDIPAKFMEKKKQVEVSEENYKKLCFQFPYKPWNGEVIGEHQGAHFYTVGQRKGLNIGGRKEPLFVLATDVKRNIIYVGEGFEHPGLFRKGLFVAAEDMHWIRPDLKMQVGEKRDFDIRIRYRQPLEKGTIHMKEDGAWFLFENEQRGITSGQFAAWYLEEELIGSGAIV
- a CDS encoding indolepyruvate oxidoreductase subunit beta, whose protein sequence is MQDTGKNLIIAGVGGQGILLFSNLLSKFYMKLGYELKISDVIGLGQRGGGVESHFRYSNKPVLSPFIKAGDVDYVISFEQTETLRFLHCLKKDGAIFTSTYELTPTSVNKRLQKDLPESKTEIIKRAENRTFIVDPDEHKQPDFNINKMMNVVMLGYYAEFRGYSHDDMIQIVRESVPAKFVEGNIKAYEMGTKIAQSELTAKESVVSCC
- a CDS encoding indolepyruvate ferredoxin oxidoreductase subunit alpha; amino-acid sequence: MMKIAIETVKMQMMNGNEAVARGAFEAGVKVAAGFPGTPSTEVMDYTRHKYPEIYCEWSTNEKVGLEVAIGASFAGYRSLAIMKTVGLHVAADALGGAAGSQINGGLVLVVGDDVGRIAGDDYNDVRHYGNMFNIPVLEPSDSQEAKDLMVKAFEISEEYSTPVILKITSVICKTTSKVVVDEDYTYEVKCREKYPVSFSKVIMTTIMMKAKGSEHPKLTKCFHDFPAQMKRLAGDSNNFDINKLELNGKKIGVITAGTPYYYVKEVLPEASILKLGLVMPLPEKMIRELAEHVDKLYVIEDGHDILEKNIKDLGIEVTGKELFPKFPEMMRFTPDIIEERLVPDTAKRTPQEGVPFRLPVSCAGCSHLFISQILRKHKIKAAADVTCGLIGCFPHMESYSLQKCMGSSIALAHGYNVAKDHNENIVAMIGDGGFWATGINGLMNLIFNDNRSTVIIVDNGCLAMTGGQNVASSEFGFNYKPENKLDIAKVCEAIGVKDIVTVDAYEFETLEESILNAVNAETNSVVIVKKPCVTKFKPPKNSPSYIDQDQCTKCRKCIDVGCLAIESKKAGDGLVEIVINQDICTGCGLCSNACKFDAIKN